In the genome of Perca flavescens isolate YP-PL-M2 chromosome 21, PFLA_1.0, whole genome shotgun sequence, the window TAACCTGTGTACTTTACAGTTTGATTAACGgtgaaacacacactgacatggaCACAAACTTGGCATGACACCAGGATCTGAGTACCAGGTTAGCATTAGCCGAATAGGCAGTTATAACAGTATTTTATGCCTGTTTGGTGCTTAAAAACTTCAACGAAACAAGCTGGCATGTCAACTGAGAAATGACATGGAGTGCAGTTGCCAAATGTGTTTCTTCTTGCTGTTAGCTAAGTTAGCTGGCTAATAGCAAGCTAGTGGTGGCACTTGGCTAAAGGTTTCAATTGGACACGTAAACGTACGTCATACTCGTCATGCTCCGTTTGGCTGCTACTGGGTTTAACAACTAAGTAACGTTAATGACCGTAAACAGCACTTACTTTCTGAAGAAAAGCTAATCGTTCCATAAATGTTGCCATGATTTAGCAATCCAGGCTGCGGGTTACTCATCTTCCTCTGAGGGGTACGAGGGGAAGGCGGAGCTCGAGGTGACAGCTAGCCAATAATGAAACAGCAAGTAGCTATCCTAAAGTCTATTGGCGTCGTGGTTACGCCTAAGGTCGAAAAACAGCGAATCAGCTCCAGGAACGCTAGAGCCAATACTTTGATTGACGGTGACATGCGCCAATTGCATTACCGAATATCCTGCTGGACGTTTAATTGATGACAGGGTCAACAATATGGCGCTATCCATGGTTTTACCTTACAGAAATGCTTCATCTGCTGCTTTATGTGTAGTTTTTTACTTAAATGCTTTACAGGTTTGCTAGTACATTTCTGAATCAGCATCGGTTCACTTCTATCTTGCTCGTCAGTTGACTTAAAAACGTTAAGAGGACCTCTGTTAACGCCCGAACAGAAACCATGTCTGGGTCGAATGCCTGGACTCGCAGTCGAGAGAGAATGAGACTTTTCCCCGAACTTTTTGCACAGTGCGCAGGAGAGGTAAGCGCTGTTGCCATGGCTTAGCAACGGGACTAGGGGAGTTGTTCTCTGCAATTTGAACGTAGACATAGTTCACATTAAGTGAAGCTAGCTGCCTATGCTACCACAAAACACAGTTTCTCGTTACTGAATAAAGGACTGCAAAATGAAAtgcacttaaaggtcccatgacatggtgctctttggattcttttatataggccttagtggtccccaagtactgtatctgaagtctctttcccgaaattcagccttggtgcagaattacagccactagagcgaggcccacaatgagctttccttaggatgtgccatttctctgtctgtagcttttgaggaggagagaggggggcttgaccaactgccactttgctcgtttgaaagccatgatgtctctctctcatgggtgggccaaatagagagccgaagtcccgccccttccggtggacctcatgggaccttaaaccttttcacaagtttagacagctagctaacactacgccgacgtttcgctaacgttagtgcaacagcgttagcctagcaggctaggtaaatattacaactgccttcggagtttcctatatctgcgtccacgttgtcaacataagacttgtggcgttagtgctccttttgtaccataactttattgaatgaaacgtTAAACTTCGCTCATACGAGATGGTTtttattagttagttagttagctacacacaaagctaactggctatagttagcctgtaagTATTttagcggacattagctaacgttgcatagccagcaagcagcttcggcgagctaacctcgacagctaacacatccatgtgtctccatttaaaaacatcactgcagattgactgcttttagcagcacaggttgattgtgggcaacATGCTGTCTCGGTTAGCTCGCGGAAACTACTGCCGATTGCCGAAGTTGCTGGCTGGCTACGCAACGTTAGCGtcccgctagcatacgtacaggctaactatagccagttagctttgtgcgtgatgttacaaaaaaacacctatttcgtaggagcgaagcttaatatttcattcaataaaagtatgatacaaaaggagcactaaagccacatgtcttgtgttgacaacgtggacgcagctccgaaggcagttgtaataccGGTATTTAACTAGCAGTCTaagctaacgctgttgcgctaacgttaggaAACGTCGGCGTAGtgttagctagctgtttaaacttatgaaaagccgaacagcatccccgtccaagctgcctttcacttcccccccaatattattatacacataataaagacacattgactcggtcgagaccaaaagccatattttgccAGATCAGTGGCAGAAACCGTGACCGGCACAGTGAACCGAGACGGGGCTTTCGCCTGtcgtctccccaacgtgacgtcatgcaatgcattgtgggggaaAGACAAACCCCTGTAAAATAGTAACTACTTTTTCGTGTTATATTCTGTTTTGTGATacccaacaacatcaaatacatgaataacagtttaaatgtttattaccaacaaGCAATTACCACAAATTCGTTAATTCGTTAAATTAAActtgcaacatgggctttaacttggaaaaaaaatagtgaacggggagaggcaaatcattttttgatcccgtttgaattgagccatggattacaagtatgatgttcgtcaatttaaaagataatttttcacccgaagaaagtctcagttagccgtaggtttgtcatatgaccacttagttttgtgtgaaactgctccgtgaactacatctcccgtctctCACAATACTTCACCTAGCTGGATGCtcggcttgctcgctagctagctagctagcttagctctgttccccaacacatgtaacgttatcttaactgctgtgttttatccagtcaagtgttttcagcagataagcaaaagaacaagtgagatcctctgctcatttgagtaacgttacaaaccggtacgatacacacagacatcgtagcttcagcgagacgtcatccatgagacgttgaagtgtgtagtctttctaattacgtattttcacagtcttatacttcaacagtttaacaacaaactgagactttcttcggttgaaaaataatgttttaaattgactaACCTCATATTTGTAaaccatggctcaattcaaacgggatcaaaaaataattattatctctccattgactctcgttcatattttttccgaattaaggtcccatggaccggaagtagaagggcgggacttcggctctcttttctctgggcgggcaaatcagagaaaggggaggtaaccttgcttcttATGaactcataaggagcaagattctaGATCGGCCCAtttgagcttttattttctcaaaggcagagcaggatacccagggctcgatttacacctatccccatttctagccactgggggaccataggcaggctgggggaactcatattaatgttaaaaaaaacctcataaagtgacattttcatgccatgggacctttaattacgTTACCCCTCTATGCTACACAAACAGTAATTGGTTGAAAAAGATGAAGTAATCAATTTGCATAGGATaagcatttgtaaaaaaaaaaaaaaaaaaaaaaaaaagatataataGCAGTAATGAAGAACACTTACAGTATACACAtaatacagtatacacataATGTACAATATGTCCTCACTAAAGAAACTATGTAGTGAGAATTGCTAACTATGTGCTgaaacaaacagacagtagaATAACTATCATTTTATGTCAATTGTTCTTGTAAATCACTAAGTCACCCACTGTCCTGGACATACAGTGGAAAAGATaactttcttttcctttgtcAACATGTGTGATTTAGGCAGCGACTTATGGGAGGTGTGTGGCTGCTACCACGACAGGCAGACAGGAGCTAAGGAAGGACATGTGTGCCAAGGAATTTGAAGCACTGAAGACCTGCTTCTCAAATGCAGTAAGTGAGAAAGTCAGTCGTCCTCCTGCTGGTCTCATGCTGTGGCTATAGATGGTTGGAAttcaaaagtttttcttttttattacagGCCAAGagaaaagccaaatgaaaagcCAACTGTGGTTTTGTTAAGAGTCGAAAAATTCAGTGGACCGACCTCAAAGGTGAAAAGGGAAAAAGTTCTAAGTGTTGTTCGACTTTGTGACAGCAGCATATTGTTTCATCTTGATGACAACACTTCCTCTACTTGGCACTGTGAATGGACTGAATATGTATGCGTTGAAAAATGAAGTTGAAATTGAGACTACATGTTGCAATTGAGCAAAACCATGAAATACTGCTACATTCTTTAACATGCAAGActgaataaaatatatacaggGGTGAATAAAACATTCCTGATATCATCTGTCTCTATTGTctgaacacagacaaacagccaTGGATGTAATGGaaatcatttttattcattattagCAAAATGTACAGAAATACAATGCACATAGAAAAAATAGCCTCTTGTACAAAGCAAAGGTCCAACAAAAATGTTGAGAATTTTGGATTACTAAGAAACACTACAAACTCCCTCAATATTTCCTTCCACTGTCCTCAATGTTATTTTCTCATAATTGCTGTACTCTTTGCAATAAGAGTGGAAGCAAAAAGAACACAAATGGAGGAAAAACTGCCACATTGTTTTTGATAAAACAGCAGCATATGCATTGGAAGGCACTGATAAATCAACAAGGAATAGATATTTAAGATGGAATGATTGATAACTTGTGATCTGGATCTAGCTGCTTCATTGTCCAGTTTATCAAACCTTAAGGCTACACTATGTAATCCGTAGCTCCAGCATGAGGTTGAATTCAGTTCCTTTCATTTGAAGATATAGTCAAACAACTTAATCTAAGGCACCTGAACCCACATTACATCCAATATGCGGTACATGTATGTTCAAAGAAACCTTAAACCTTAACAGatattacaatatttacatcTCAAAgtaacagatacacacaaactgAACTTTTAATAGAAAGACGGCACAGGAGAGAACACAACAGATCCTTCAGAGAGCCAAACTCCACAAAGCTGGTGAATAAAAAGGAACTTGGGTGACTCAAATACAAACATTAATACACCCTCCCTGTCTAATCACTCTATGGAATGGTATTTGCATAGATTTATATACATTTCAACAGTGACCTCTTCAAAATGGTGCTCCCTAAAGACAAAAATAAGTTAATATATACATGCACTTTGCTCTTTAATAAAGACTGCGTTATTTCCACAGTAGACCGTATCAAGAGAAACTGTCCCTCTTTGTCCACAACATTTctgaaggagagaaagaaaggaaggcaACAATATCACGGTCCACAGTATTACAAGTTTCCTGCAGCTGTACAGTAGGTGTTGAACTTGCTGCCCGATCGTTGACTgagaatctgtgtgtgtgtgtgtgtctgatgctTTATTTCGTTCCCGCGTCCTCTGAGGCCTGTTTAATCTGCCGCGTGTGCACCATTGCCCCAGCCAGTAGCTGCTCCTCCAGGGCCGCGTGCAGGTCGGAGCCCCCCAGCTCCAGCAGGGGCTCCAGCCTCGGCATCCCCCTGGGCACCCCGGGCTCCTCAGGGGGCCCTCCAGCTTCTCCGGGTCCCAGTGCCCTGCGCCTCCGCCTCAGATCCATCTCTCCCTGGTCCCTGAACTTCTCGTGGGAGCCCTGGGGCTGAGCCCCGGCTTTGACGGCCCCAGCTTCCACACCTTCTCCTGGGTCCGCCTGAGCAGCAGCTTCCTCTTTGAGGTCTCGTCCTCCTTTCTTCAAAGCTTCACCGTCTTCCCTCTCAGCCCCCTGTGCAGCCTCTCTTTCTTCTACGGCTCGCTCCAGCTGGGCCAGCCTCTCCCGAGCCTCCTCcgcctctttctctttctttgctCTCTCAAGTATTTCATTGTGTGCTTTCTGCATCTCCTGCTGATGTCTCTCTTCTGCAGCTTTCTCCTGTTTCTCCTTTagcgctctctctttctccaactcctctcttctctccctttctAGTCGTTCTTTTTCCACCCTGGCCTGCACTTCTTTCtctatcttttctttctcaactctctcctgctctttggccagcatttcttttctctctctttccagccGTTCTTTTTCCAATCTTGCCTGCACTTCTTTCTCTATCCTCTCCTTTTCCAACTCCTGCTCCTTGgccatcttttcttttttctccctctcaagCCGTTCTTTTTCCAGTCTTGCCTGAACTTCTTTCTCTATCTGTTCTTTCTTAAGATTTTCAGTTTTATCTTTTTCCTTATCTAGGCTTCTTTCTTCATCTTCAAGTTGAGCTGCCTGATCATTAGGTACAGGTTGACGCTCCTCaggtcttttctttctcagtggCACTCCCCTTGCCCCAAGCTCACTCTGCATATGGGATTCTCCTCTGAGTGCAACATGGTCATCCTCCTTGTAAGCCGCCTGAACAGCTACGACCTCGGCACCCTTATCCCCGGCCTGCACTTGATGCTGGGCCGCGGGATGAGGCTCGGCAGCTCCGGCTCCAGCTTCCTCCTTGGGCTGCTTCAGGTCTGAGTCGAGGACAGGCTCTTTGGGCTTTGCTGCTCCATCTTCCACACCCTCCTGGATGCCTTTCTCTGCCTCACCTTCAGCAGCCCCTTTTAAGTTAAAAACActtttgtaacatttatttctTAAATTGACCACTACCACCACCTATGATACCTGTGAGCTCTGTCAAGTGTCATGCCTGCAAAAGCATTATGTGTATACCCACCAGCCGGTTGTTTCTGGTGGATTTCCTTGTGTTGCTCTTCTATGACAGCCAGTAGTTTTTCCTGCTGGTCGAGAAGTCTCTTCTGTTGCTCTTGCTGCTCCTTGATCACCTGCAGTAGCACGGCGTGGTCCAGCTGACCCTCTACAGGACAGAAACGTGGAATTCAAAAAAGGTCACAATCTGCTCCTCAGAACATTGCATTAGTTAAGGAGCTTAGTTAGACTGATGCAGGGCCAGTCTCTACATGAGAGGGGAAGGGAAGTCCGTCTCATTGATCCATTCAAACACATATCTCTAGATTGTAGCCTTAAACATCAACTGGAATGGGCAgctgtagacacacacaaactatgTCAGGGGGAAAGGTGAGTGGGTGGATTCTACACGGGCCCATTATTTAGTTATTATGATAAAATGTTAATTAATatatgtactgtgtgtatatggAAATATCTATTAACTTGGCCCACTGAGCAGGAAATGTGAGCGACAGAACGAGATGAAGGCAAGAGGGAATTCATACCTGCAACcagcttttttatcactgtgaTAGGAgtccagcagagagagaaagacaaaaggaGGTAAAgatagagagatatagagagagagagagagagggcaaaaGTAAACAGAACAAgaaagtcaaaaaaagccaACAAAAGACGGTGGTGTATCAAGCCAGGTCAAGAAGTAGGAGAAAGAAATGGATTTGAATATCTCTGCTGTGTTTTAAACCAGTTGTACCGTCACAAATAGGCACAATAAGCAAGAACAGATCACACAGACTAGATTACATAAGATAAAACAAGCGAAATAAGGAAAGGAGAGGCAGGGGCATTAACAGCATGCAGCACATTATTTACAGTTTGTTACAATATAGCTACATCAAGAAGAAAGAAATAACAGATTTTCAATCTGTGATagttattttgtgatttttttttaattgttgaaTTTGCTGTATTCTCTTTCTCAGTCATGTGCTGGGTTTGTGTTTCACAGGCTATAAACCCTATCCACATAAAGCTGTGGCTGCATTGCATTCTGGTCAATGGAGGCTACTGGTGTTGTTGGAGAGACTGGTATCTGCCACCTCTTTTACATGTAATTCTTGCAGTATGATTTTTGAATGTTAGTGTGTACCAACCTTAAGTTAGCAGGACAGAAACATTTTTATGCAGCTATATTTTAGATTACAGCCAGTCCAttgtataaattaaaaaaacaaaaaataaatgcatcacCAAATGATACATTTGCAGTGCAACTtgttttaaaaggtcccatgacatggtgctctttgcatgcttttatatagaccttagttgtcccccaatactgtatctgaagtcgctttcccgaaattcagccttggtgcagaattacagccactagagccagtcccacaatgagctttccttaggatgtgccatttctgtgtctgtagctattgaggaggagagagggggggcaaggtggagggtgggggtgtggccttgaccaactgctactttgctcatttgaaagccatgatgtctctctctcatgggtgggccaaattctctgggcgggcaaagcagagaaaggggaggtaaccttgctccttatgacctcataaggaggagattccagatcggcccatctgagctttcattttctcaaaggcagagcaggatacccagggctcggtttacacttatcaccatttctagctactgggggaccataggcaggctgggggaacgcatattaatgttaaaaaacctcgtGCCATGGGAaatttaaactttaaacagCTGCTAAGTAAGTGTCCTATCGTGTCTATGCCCCTGGACCCAGGAAAGTTTTCTACTCCACTCACCATCCATCTTCTCGTCTGCCGTATCTTTGCTGTCTATACCTGGAGCCTCGTCTGCAGCAGGATGGTGCTCTCCTTCAGGAAGTGGAGCTGAAGGATCACCAAATATCATCAGGTCAATGTTGCATTTACCGAGAACCGTTTTTTTCAAACCCAGCTGCCTTAAACTACAGGGATACAAAATCAGAGACTAACCCTCACGTTTCCCAGCAGCATCTGGAGCTTTGCCCGCTTTATTGACTTGTGCCACCGCAGCCTGAGGATCTTTCACAGGCTCAGGCTTCTCCACTTCCTTTGGCGGGGGGACGTCCTGCTTTTTGTCTTCATTGGACCGGACTTCACCACCACCCAAATCCACTTCCTCTTTCCCCACAACAGCCTCAGCAGGCTTCGGTTTCTCTTCAACTTTGTCGTCTTTTTTATCCGCTACCTGCACAGCGTCCCCTAAACCTGGCCCTTCATCTCTTGTGTCAACCTGGACCTTGTCATGAGGGATGGGGGGTTCGTGGCGATGGGCCTCGCCCTCTGGCACCGCGACACCTGGCAAAACAGACCAGGCAACACTAATTCTACACAGTTCAAAGTCCAGATCAAGATTCCAGCTTTGGTTCAGTTTCCTTACCGGCATCAGGGCGGTCCAATTGCACCTCTTCATCCTTCTTCCGGTCAGGCAGTTCCACTGGTCCTTTAATCTGGGGGGGCTCAGCTGGGCCCCTCTCTACAGGCTGCACCACCTGCACAGCTGGAAGCTCAGGTTTCTCAATCTCCGCTGGCTTCTTGTTTGTTGGATTGTCTACATGCAGACCCACAAGACACAATCTATTAAAACACAGACCACTGCTACTGGATATACAACATATTCCCAAGATCCTTTAGCCAAACTGTGTTCCAAATTTAAGTCCTTTAGTAATAGATTTATACAACCATAAAAAgtagcattttttttacttgtttagTACTTGCTGCTGGTGagctttttatttgcatttaaagCCAATACATACAGTCAGTCTGAAAATTATGAGACACATTACTGTGATTAAACTAAGAAGCGATAAATTTGACACCTAAATTTATTCCACTATTTTCTCCTGTCTGAGAAAAGTCAAATGACTGTATTCTGGTGCATTACTATTTAACACTGGCCCTGACATGTACTCTTTATTTTACAGTTGtgtttattacacacattaactgctggcattaaaataaattaacaccTCTGCATATCTCGCATGAACTGTGCGTACTGATGCTCTCAGCTGTAATGGATTTCAAGTTGACCATTTCTGACGAGTAGATCCACTAGGTGGCGGCAAATACTGACAATGGCAAAACTGACAATTGGTGGGCAAAGTAATTGAgcaacagagagaagaaaagagaagagaaggatgaattcaaattgaaagtgaCAAACAGGTGTAAAGGTCGGACCACATGGGTGTCACCTGGAGtcaaaaacaattcaaatcaaCCGTTAATCAGAGTAATGGAAATTATCCAAATATGAAGACAAAAAGACTTTGCTGGTGTCAGTGAACAGGTTAGAAAAAGATGCCATTGAGGAACGATGGGGGTAAGGAGAAGTAGTGAAACTTAAAGCGCCATCCGTTTTCACCCTAAAACTGAGAACATTAACTCGAAAAAGGTTCCCCTCTGTCTAATCTCCATTTGTTTCGTCTGCCCCCCTCTACCCTCCCCAAACCCATATCACCCTCTCCCTTTATACAGCCAGAGCTTGCAGGCATTTTATAGCTGCCACAGGAGatatgagggggggggggggagagactGGGGTGTGTAGACAATGTAGTGTGGGGGGGGGCAGCAAGAGAAAAGAACAGAGGTAGATGGGTGGAGAGAAATTACTGGAGTTTGAAGGGCATCACTCTCGCTCCATCAATGTCAAGCACTCAGCGCTGCTCTCAGATATTATCAAGAGGTTATCTCCTCGcccagcctgtctgtctgtcactctgtctgtctccatcttttCTTCTCACAGAGATGAAAGAACCCCTTTCTTTTGCTGtggctttgtgcttttgttttaGTCTCGCTGGCCCTTTGCCACTGGCTCACATTCTCTTTACGTTGCCGTTTCAGGGCGCTGTAGTCCACgactttgaaaataaaacaagaaataaacCGGTGCCTTTTTGCATGAAATAATTACATGCCGCACTGCTGTCTGATCTCAGACGCTGCAGACAACCCTGGCTCCGGCCCATTGAAGTACATGTTTCCATGTCTCATTAGTAAACCACTTCCTTCTATCGTCCATCAAGTAGATAAGTGATTGCCAGCCAGAAGCCCATGTCACGATCTTTACCGTGCTGTTCAGGGAAGTCCGGTAGCGGCAGGTTGTGCTTGACAggtgctggaggaggaggagcttgGATTTTGGTGCCGGGGCTTCTAGATGAAATTGAGAGGGTGGTGAAGGTGCTGACCAGTAGGATGCCCAGACCCACGCAGAGCACTAGCtgcaggacagagagaaagaggagaagcaATGCGGGTCGGtgaataaaacatatttacactgAGCAATTGATTGTGAAAGTGCCAATTCTGACTATGGAACCTGAGAAATGAAGCCATTCTTCTGGATCTTTCTGTAGATGAGAGCAGGGCATATAAAGCAGATGAGGCTGCCCATAGTGGCTCCAGTCAGACCCAGAATGGTTTCCACTAAAGAGTGAAAAACACAGGgagataaatggttgaaataagtaatggataaacatttttatataattaGCTACGTTAGACAGAAAAGGTTGGGACCCACTGCTGTAGAGCTCAGTGGGTCAAACATGGCACCAAAATTTCCAAAGTTGAGGGATTTGCGTCCTGCTGAGCTCACTGTTCCTCCCAAAGCAATTCCCCATATCCATGCTATTTATCACTAGCTCTATTCATACCTGCCTCTGCCATTCATAACCGCCACCCGCCCAGCCCCAGGCTCCAGTCCATAGCACCCTGCTCCTGGCAGCAGCGAGCCCTGGCCGGCTGGGCGTCGGGCCTAGAAACCCATCGTTCATCCAGAGGACGGACACCATATTGTCTGCCTCA includes:
- the ndufaf8 gene encoding NADH dehydrogenase [ubiquinone] 1 alpha subcomplex assembly factor 8, encoding MSGSNAWTRSRERMRLFPELFAQCAGEAATYGRCVAATTTGRQELRKDMCAKEFEALKTCFSNAAKRKAK